The sequence below is a genomic window from Desulfobacterales bacterium.
ACTATAAAAAATAAAGATAATACCTATGAAATTGAAAAAGTCCGTAAATACTATGATACTATTGCGTCTTATTTAGGAGTTCAAAATAAAGATGAAGAACACTTGAATTATGTTAGAACCTATACAAAAAAAGATAACAATGATAATAGAAAGCCCAATGTTGTTATAATTATTCTTGAATCGTTTGCTGATTATAAAACAGGCGTTTTAGGAAATCCCCTTAACCCTACACCTCATTTTGATAAAATCGCAAAGGATTCTTTATTATTTACCCGTTATTATTCTCCGCACCCTGGAACTGCAAGGTCTGTATTTACAGCCTTAACAGGAATGCCTGACATTGAAGCTAATCAAACTTCGTCAAGAAATCCTCTAATTGTAAGACAGCATACAATAATGAATTCGTTTAAAGGATATAAAAAATTTTATTTTTTAGGAGGCAGCGCCAGTTGGGGTAATATAAGAGGCCTTCTTATGCACAATATTCCTGATTTGATTTTATACGAAGAAGGAAGTTATAAATCAAAAAGAGTGGATGTATGGGGACTATCCGACCTTAGTCTTTTTGACGAAGCGAATAAAGTTTTAAAAGAAGTTAAGGACGACCCATTTTTTGCTATAATTCATACTTCAGGAAACCACAGACCTTACACTATCCCTGATGATAATAGAGGATTTAAAGTTATTTCCCTTGATGACGATGAGGTAACAAAGTATGGATTTAAATCTGTTGCTGAGTTTAATTCCTTTAGATTTATGGATCACAGCATAGGTCAATTTTTTGAATCCGCAAAAAAAGAAGAATATTTTAATAATACTATTTTTGTTTTTTTTGGAGACCATGGCCTTCCAGCAAAAGCCGCTCATATTTTAAAATCAGAAGAACAATTGGAGCTTACAAAATATCATGTCCCTTTTGTTTTGTATTTTCCGTCTCAAATTAAAGAAGGAAAAATTTACGATAAAGTTGCGAGCGAAGTTGACGTTTTACCAACAATAGCTGGACTTGCAAATATCCCTTATGTTAATTCGACTTTTGGAAAAGATCTATTAAATGAAAGTCTTGATAATGACAGAAATGCTTTTATAATATCCCATAGGAGTGTTCCTGAAATTGGAGTTTTAAACGAAAAGTTTTATTTTTTAATTAATGCAGATGGCACAAACAAAAGCCTTCATGGATATTTTAGCGATAACCCAATGGAAAACATTATAAAAGATTTTCCAAGTGAAGGAAGCAAAATGGAAGATTTATGCATGGGAATTTATGAAACCTTAAGATACATGAGATTTGATAATTCGCCTGAAAAAATTCAAGAATTTTTGGATAAGGCTGTCAACACAAGCAATTAACGTTAATGTTAAAAAAAATCAAGGAGCGGCTATGTTACTTGTAATAGATGTAGGCAATACCAATGTTGTATTAGGAATTTTCAAAGATGATAAACTTTTAAAAGACTGGCGTATTAGAACTGAACGCAACATTACTGATGACGAATTTTATGTTATTGCATCAACTTTATTTAAAAGCTCTGGTTTTGAGCTAAAAGATATTAAATACACCGCAATATCAAGTGTTGTTCCTCCAGTAATGAATATGCTTAATTCATTCTGCTTAAAATATATTGGTCATACTCCAAAATGGGTTGATGCAAAATCTGTAGATATTATGCCTATATTATACTCTAATCCTTCGGAAGTTGGTTCTGACAGGATTGTAAATTCTATTGCAGCATTCAATAAGTATAAGACAGCTCTTATAATTATTGATTTCGGAACAGCAACAACTTTTGATGTTGTATCTGAAAAAGGCGAATATATAGGAGGCGCTATATCTCCTGGAATTATGATTTCATCTGAAGCACTTTTCCAGCATGCTTCAAAACTTCCAAGAGTTGAAATATTTAACCCTCAAAAAAATGTTATAGGTAAAGACACAGTTTCAAGTATGAAATCAGGTATTATTTACGGATATGCGAGTCTTGTTGACGGAATGGTAAATAGAATTATAAAAGAAATGGAGGCCACTCCTAAAGTAATAGCTACAGGCGGTCTTGCTCCGTTAATGTATAAAATATCGGAAACAATTGAATCAGTTGAATCTTCTTTATGCCTTGAAGGTTTAAAAATTATATGCGATTATTATTATAAAGGAAAGCCATAAAATTTAACACTAATTATCTTTTGAATTATTTGAGAGGAAATTTTTAATGACAACAGGAATGGAAAAGTTAAAAAAAGAAGTTATAGATCAAGGTTTATGTGTTAGCTGCGGCGCTTGCGCTGGGACTTGTCCCCATATATCTTATTTTGACGGCAAAATTATAATAAAAGATCAGTGCGATAGAGATTCTGGTAGATGCTACGAAATATGTCCTAAAAAAACAGAGCAATCCAATATTTTTTCTGATTCTAAGCCAATTGGTGTATATTCGTCAATACATAAATCAAGAGCAGTAGATCCGGAAATTCGTAAAAATACCCAATACGGAGGAACAGTTACTGCGTTGCTTATACATGCGTTGTCTGAAGGCATTATTGATGGCGCAATTCTTACATCAACGGGTGACAATGGATCTCCAAAAGGAATTTTAGCAAAAACAAAAG
It includes:
- a CDS encoding LTA synthase family protein → MNLPMLLFGWIKFIGIFKSDITKKFWIVYIVLANVAAIISYFVDFGYYAYLQSRMDATIIRFMLNPIVSLQMVVETYPVFWETLLLILCIFVITFFYRWLTRKIEVFNEIQIGKWKKASMIFAFIFIYLFGIYGKFSYYPLRWSDAFFSTYSFASSLSLNPILYFFETIKNKDNTYEIEKVRKYYDTIASYLGVQNKDEEHLNYVRTYTKKDNNDNRKPNVVIIILESFADYKTGVLGNPLNPTPHFDKIAKDSLLFTRYYSPHPGTARSVFTALTGMPDIEANQTSSRNPLIVRQHTIMNSFKGYKKFYFLGGSASWGNIRGLLMHNIPDLILYEEGSYKSKRVDVWGLSDLSLFDEANKVLKEVKDDPFFAIIHTSGNHRPYTIPDDNRGFKVISLDDDEVTKYGFKSVAEFNSFRFMDHSIGQFFESAKKEEYFNNTIFVFFGDHGLPAKAAHILKSEEQLELTKYHVPFVLYFPSQIKEGKIYDKVASEVDVLPTIAGLANIPYVNSTFGKDLLNESLDNDRNAFIISHRSVPEIGVLNEKFYFLINADGTNKSLHGYFSDNPMENIIKDFPSEGSKMEDLCMGIYETLRYMRFDNSPEKIQEFLDKAVNTSN
- a CDS encoding type III pantothenate kinase; the protein is MLLVIDVGNTNVVLGIFKDDKLLKDWRIRTERNITDDEFYVIASTLFKSSGFELKDIKYTAISSVVPPVMNMLNSFCLKYIGHTPKWVDAKSVDIMPILYSNPSEVGSDRIVNSIAAFNKYKTALIIIDFGTATTFDVVSEKGEYIGGAISPGIMISSEALFQHASKLPRVEIFNPQKNVIGKDTVSSMKSGIIYGYASLVDGMVNRIIKEMEATPKVIATGGLAPLMYKISETIESVESSLCLEGLKIICDYYYKGKP